A part of Paenibacillus sp. 481 genomic DNA contains:
- a CDS encoding MMPL family transporter, with translation MRESDKQGLFWHWGRFMFRQRHAVWIIWVILFVVMAFFAVKAPAMLKDTGFTPIGSESDKALVLMREELQLSSTTLDIVYESRDGSSLWTPEAIRRIEQSLDRLEQESYVTQISVRKEGHLRKRDDVIAATVFIDLDSNEAINRYPEIRKLIPEMDQVSTYVSGATAAFYDMQEASKRDIIKAEVIGLPIALIVLLLVFGTWLAGILPLIVGLMSVTITLGLIYFIALTTDSLSNFMPNIVSMLGLAVGIDYALFMVSRFREELRRQPSVELAVAMTAQRAGQSIFFSGVAVLIGLIAMVFIDLSLFHSICLGGVLVVTMSVIVGNTLLLAIFALLGERINRYKVIPKRFRRQEGPEQTERAFWGKVAYGVMKRPVTIVVVLSGLLIAFAWPISGMKIGVPQAEMLPPKYESRYGFDLLKQTYDMRELSPIQVVLRTDKPYTDEVTIEAVQRLTDRLSALEGVSRVDSYLGAMSKFPSSTAKAEALKQQTVRTALEDTRLVNNEWIVLQVISSLDSEGDVTFPLVREMREMDIDPAFKEQLVTGAAAVRLDIVDTITTALPYVIVFILIVTYIVLFIAFRSVLLPLKAVIMNVLSLGASLGIVVLVFQYGFLAELFQVTSTGVVVAMLPVIIFCVVFGISMDYEVFLLSRIAEQYDESGDNEQATAEGLKKTGSIITSAAFILIVVVGAFIFTDNEMMKAIGLGLATAVLLDATLIRLFLVPALMKLMGNANWWAPRWMRHKQQSKQ, from the coding sequence GTGCGAGAATCAGATAAACAAGGGTTGTTCTGGCATTGGGGCCGCTTTATGTTTCGGCAGCGCCATGCGGTGTGGATCATCTGGGTCATTTTATTCGTTGTTATGGCGTTTTTTGCAGTAAAAGCACCTGCAATGCTTAAGGACACTGGCTTTACGCCTATCGGTAGCGAGTCTGATAAGGCGCTTGTGTTGATGCGTGAAGAGCTGCAACTATCATCGACCACGCTGGATATTGTATATGAAAGCCGTGACGGCTCTTCGTTATGGACTCCAGAAGCGATACGACGGATCGAACAGTCACTAGATCGGTTAGAACAGGAATCTTATGTCACTCAGATTTCGGTACGCAAAGAAGGTCATCTGCGAAAGCGAGATGACGTCATTGCTGCTACCGTATTTATAGATTTAGATTCGAACGAAGCGATCAACCGCTATCCGGAAATACGTAAGCTCATTCCAGAAATGGATCAGGTGAGCACGTATGTCAGCGGCGCTACTGCTGCTTTTTACGATATGCAGGAAGCGAGTAAACGCGATATTATTAAAGCCGAAGTCATTGGCTTGCCTATTGCTTTAATTGTACTGCTGCTCGTGTTTGGCACGTGGCTGGCAGGCATTTTGCCGTTAATTGTTGGTCTAATGAGCGTGACGATAACATTGGGCCTGATATACTTTATAGCGCTAACGACCGATTCGCTCAGCAACTTTATGCCGAACATCGTAAGCATGCTCGGACTTGCTGTCGGGATTGACTATGCCCTCTTTATGGTTAGTCGCTTCCGTGAGGAGCTGCGACGCCAGCCTTCCGTCGAGCTTGCCGTCGCGATGACTGCGCAACGGGCGGGTCAGTCTATCTTCTTTTCCGGTGTCGCGGTTCTAATCGGATTAATTGCGATGGTCTTTATTGATTTATCGTTGTTCCATTCGATTTGTCTGGGCGGTGTACTCGTTGTGACGATGTCTGTCATCGTCGGCAACACTTTGCTGCTGGCTATATTCGCTTTGCTAGGAGAACGAATTAATCGCTACAAGGTTATTCCAAAGCGATTCCGTCGTCAAGAAGGCCCTGAGCAGACGGAGCGTGCTTTCTGGGGCAAAGTCGCTTATGGCGTAATGAAGCGCCCAGTCACGATTGTCGTCGTGCTAAGCGGTTTGTTAATTGCATTTGCATGGCCCATTAGCGGAATGAAGATAGGTGTGCCTCAAGCAGAAATGCTGCCGCCTAAGTATGAATCGCGCTACGGGTTTGATCTGTTGAAGCAAACTTACGATATGCGGGAATTAAGTCCGATTCAAGTTGTATTGCGGACGGATAAGCCGTATACGGACGAAGTGACGATAGAAGCTGTTCAACGACTCACAGACCGCTTGTCCGCATTAGAAGGGGTAAGCCGAGTCGATAGCTATCTTGGGGCGATGTCGAAGTTTCCTTCGTCCACAGCAAAGGCAGAGGCGTTAAAGCAACAGACTGTGCGCACTGCACTGGAAGATACAAGACTCGTCAACAACGAATGGATTGTGCTGCAAGTCATCTCTAGCTTAGACTCGGAAGGTGACGTTACGTTTCCACTTGTGCGCGAAATGCGCGAAATGGATATCGATCCAGCCTTTAAAGAGCAGCTTGTGACAGGAGCAGCTGCGGTTCGCTTAGATATTGTAGATACGATTACGACTGCGCTGCCATATGTCATCGTATTTATCCTCATTGTGACGTATATCGTATTGTTTATTGCATTTCGCTCGGTATTACTGCCATTAAAGGCGGTGATAATGAATGTATTAAGCTTAGGTGCGAGTCTAGGCATCGTTGTACTCGTCTTTCAATACGGCTTCTTGGCGGAACTGTTCCAAGTGACGTCTACCGGCGTAGTCGTTGCCATGCTGCCTGTCATCATTTTTTGTGTAGTGTTCGGCATATCTATGGACTATGAAGTATTTTTGTTGTCGCGTATCGCTGAACAGTATGATGAGAGCGGGGATAACGAGCAGGCGACAGCAGAAGGATTGAAAAAGACAGGGAGCATCATTACGAGTGCTGCATTTATTCTTATCGTCGTTGTGGGAGCGTTCATTTTTACAGATAACGAGATGATGAAGGCGATTGGTCTAGGCTTAGCCACAGCAGTCTTGTTAGATGCGACGTTAATTAGGCTATTTCTTGTGCCTGCGCTCATGAAGCTGATGGGGAATGCGAATTGGTGGGCCCCGCGCTGGATGAGACACAAGCAACAATCGAAACAGTGA
- the yfkAB gene encoding radical SAM/CxCxxxxC motif protein YfkAB: protein MEQLQVEQGTTIGTIRRNELIPLSPSYDPWDPIRSLQQHGKHTLTSVEMTLALACNMRCEHCAVGHTLSISEPPKLPLADMLRSLDEVEHLETISITGGEPMLYAKTVKEYIVPLLKYARERGVRSQINSNLTLDIERYEWLLPYLDVMHISFNYTCADDFHEVGFAHTVHDVKEKAAVRLYERMIENTRKLSEAGMYISAESMLNYRTHDKITQIHQLIDEMGCKRHEVHPMYPSSFAKHLPVLQLPELRKSIHDLLDVRNRDMWMLFGTLPFFHCNTNEEDHALLRRLKTEPNVTLRNDPDGRNRLNVNLFSGDVYVTDFADIPAFGNIFNEKLDGIFNRWLHEHPLSQTVDCYCPQASCCGPNLLVANMYYDGIDFKKRTALTL, encoded by the coding sequence ATGGAACAACTTCAAGTGGAGCAAGGAACAACTATAGGGACGATAAGGAGAAATGAGCTGATCCCGTTATCACCGTCTTATGACCCTTGGGACCCGATTCGCTCATTGCAGCAACACGGGAAGCATACGCTCACAAGTGTTGAAATGACGCTGGCACTTGCTTGCAACATGCGTTGCGAGCACTGTGCAGTCGGTCATACGCTCTCGATTAGCGAACCGCCGAAGCTTCCGCTTGCTGATATGCTAAGAAGCCTGGATGAAGTTGAGCATTTGGAGACAATCAGTATTACTGGTGGGGAGCCTATGCTCTATGCCAAAACGGTTAAAGAGTACATTGTCCCGCTACTTAAATATGCGCGTGAGCGTGGAGTGCGCTCGCAGATCAACTCGAATTTGACGCTTGATATAGAGCGGTATGAATGGCTGTTACCGTATTTGGATGTCATGCATATTTCGTTTAACTACACATGTGCAGACGATTTTCATGAAGTCGGATTTGCACATACTGTACATGACGTCAAGGAAAAGGCGGCCGTTCGTTTGTACGAACGCATGATTGAAAACACCCGCAAACTAAGTGAAGCGGGGATGTACATTTCGGCAGAATCGATGCTTAACTACCGTACGCATGATAAGATTACACAAATTCATCAGCTTATTGATGAGATGGGTTGTAAGCGTCATGAGGTTCATCCGATGTATCCAAGCTCGTTCGCCAAGCATTTGCCCGTGCTTCAATTGCCGGAGCTGCGCAAATCGATCCATGACTTATTGGATGTACGCAATCGTGATATGTGGATGCTATTTGGTACGCTACCATTTTTCCATTGCAATACAAATGAAGAGGATCATGCGCTGTTGCGGCGTTTGAAGACGGAGCCGAACGTTACATTGCGTAACGATCCGGATGGCCGTAACCGACTCAATGTCAATTTGTTCTCTGGTGACGTGTACGTAACTGATTTTGCGGACATTCCAGCATTCGGGAACATTTTTAATGAAAAATTAGACGGCATATTTAATAGATGGTTGCATGAGCATCCACTAAGCCAAACGGTTGATTGTTATTGTCCACAAGCTTCATGCTGTGGTCCGAATCTACTTGTTGCGAACATGTACTACGATGGAATCGATTTTAAGAAACGTACTGCACTAACCTTGTAA
- a CDS encoding polysaccharide deacetylase family protein — protein MRYLFSNRAAIMVSVLFISSTALTTITVSAGVGGSNEKREVHQQASSAVSTSFNEHAEVNKQRKKVEYPAKKGRDYYEPRGDIVWEVPDAGKRIALTFDDGPDPRHTPAILNLLKQYEAKATFFVIGRRVKPYADIVRRAVHEGHEVGNHSFSHIYLRRGMSAEQMRADIKKAHESIQDVIGQKPKLFRPPGGYYNESLVKIVRDSGYRMVLWSWHQDTKDWRSPGVQAIVNKVVNNARDGDIVLLHDLVEGRTDTVEALKEILPTLKKRGYRFVTVSELLSHRSKAKAIRPN, from the coding sequence TTGAGATATCTATTTAGTAATCGTGCAGCCATTATGGTGTCTGTTTTGTTTATTAGCAGTACGGCCTTGACTACTATTACTGTAAGCGCCGGAGTAGGGGGCAGTAATGAGAAGCGCGAAGTCCACCAACAAGCTAGCTCGGCTGTTTCAACCAGCTTTAATGAGCATGCAGAGGTAAACAAACAGCGGAAGAAGGTGGAGTACCCTGCAAAAAAAGGTCGCGATTACTACGAGCCTAGAGGTGATATCGTATGGGAAGTGCCGGATGCAGGCAAAAGAATTGCGCTCACCTTCGATGATGGCCCAGATCCGCGCCATACACCTGCAATACTTAACCTGTTAAAGCAGTATGAAGCGAAAGCGACTTTTTTTGTGATCGGTAGGCGGGTCAAACCATATGCCGATATTGTAAGACGAGCGGTGCATGAGGGACACGAAGTAGGCAATCATTCGTTTAGCCACATCTATTTAAGGCGGGGCATGTCGGCTGAGCAAATGCGAGCGGATATAAAAAAGGCGCATGAATCGATTCAAGACGTTATCGGTCAAAAGCCGAAATTGTTTCGACCGCCAGGTGGATATTATAATGAATCGCTAGTGAAGATAGTGCGGGATAGTGGTTATCGTATGGTGCTGTGGTCTTGGCATCAGGATACGAAGGATTGGCGTTCACCTGGAGTGCAAGCAATTGTTAATAAAGTGGTGAACAATGCACGTGATGGAGATATTGTTCTGCTGCACGATCTTGTGGAGGGGCGTACAGACACGGTAGAGGCTCTGAAAGAAATTTTGCCTACCCTCAAAAAGCGTGGTTATCGCTTCGTTACCGTGTCTGAGCTGTTATCGCATCGTTCAAAAGCGAAAGCTATCCGTCCAAATTAG
- a CDS encoding YpdA family putative bacillithiol disulfide reductase has product MEQAIIIGAGPCGLSAAIELQRIGIDPLIIEKNCIVHSIYRYPTHLQFFSTPELLEIGGIPFATPNDKPYRHEALVYYRKVAEHYKLRIRAYEEVLSVQKEADGSFSVHSRTQNGATSRRSTPHVIIATGYFDHPNLLGIPGESLSHVTHYFQEAHPYAGMNVTIIGGNNSAIDAALELQRVGAHVTVVYRGEQLSSSIKPWVRPLFESMLSKQRIQMRFASQVTRIESGYVHIEDAAGDVDIISADFVLALTGFRPDRNMLADSGVQLQADKEKPIYHPDTMETNVPGLYVAGVIASGRDANEVFIESGRHHGRIIAEQIAQRVT; this is encoded by the coding sequence GTGGAACAAGCCATTATTATTGGGGCCGGACCTTGCGGACTATCGGCTGCCATTGAATTGCAGCGCATCGGAATCGATCCGCTTATTATTGAGAAAAACTGCATCGTGCATTCGATATATCGTTACCCCACACATTTACAGTTTTTTAGTACACCTGAGTTATTGGAGATTGGGGGTATTCCATTTGCCACGCCAAATGACAAGCCTTATCGTCACGAGGCGCTTGTCTATTATCGAAAAGTGGCCGAGCATTACAAGCTCCGGATTCGTGCCTATGAAGAAGTACTGTCTGTACAAAAAGAAGCCGATGGATCATTTTCGGTGCATTCACGAACACAAAACGGAGCTACCTCCCGTCGCTCGACGCCCCATGTCATTATCGCGACAGGATATTTTGATCATCCTAATTTGTTAGGAATTCCAGGTGAATCACTATCGCATGTCACCCATTACTTTCAAGAAGCTCACCCTTATGCTGGCATGAACGTCACCATCATTGGGGGGAACAACTCCGCCATTGATGCTGCGCTGGAACTGCAACGGGTAGGCGCGCACGTAACTGTCGTCTATCGAGGCGAGCAATTGTCGAGCAGCATTAAGCCGTGGGTACGCCCCCTGTTTGAAAGCATGCTTAGCAAACAGCGCATTCAAATGCGCTTCGCTTCACAAGTGACACGTATTGAATCTGGTTATGTACATATTGAGGATGCAGCGGGGGATGTGGATATCATTTCTGCCGATTTTGTACTCGCTTTAACTGGATTTAGACCTGACCGAAACATGCTAGCCGATTCAGGTGTTCAATTGCAAGCAGACAAGGAAAAGCCGATCTATCATCCTGACACGATGGAAACGAACGTCCCTGGCCTCTACGTAGCTGGTGTCATCGCATCTGGACGGGATGCCAATGAGGTGTTTATTGAGTCAGGCCGACACCACGGCCGTATCATCGCAGAGCAAATCGCACAACGAGTCACTTAA
- a CDS encoding stage II sporulation protein M, producing the protein MKSVLTRVWAQEKKRILLSAVLLCTGIILGLFLGHQVNIKPNMYVQPEHMEWHTYATNNIRTAFIIAASGILLSVPTIFILFSNGLIIGFVIALSSAVHSYPTILAGLLPHGLLEIPALLLAGAIGLKPLSLIVRRIKYGEKIKWITEALNSARLFLVVTALLIVASLIEANITPYIMDWTR; encoded by the coding sequence ATGAAGTCTGTGTTAACACGGGTATGGGCACAAGAGAAAAAACGGATTTTGCTTTCGGCAGTGTTATTATGTACAGGAATTATTCTCGGCTTATTTTTAGGCCATCAGGTTAATATTAAACCAAATATGTATGTTCAACCCGAACATATGGAATGGCACACTTATGCTACAAATAACATTAGAACCGCTTTTATTATAGCAGCCAGCGGGATTCTTCTATCGGTACCAACGATCTTCATTTTATTTTCAAATGGCCTCATTATCGGATTTGTCATTGCACTGTCTTCTGCGGTTCATTCTTATCCAACCATCTTGGCGGGACTGCTACCGCATGGCCTTTTAGAAATTCCTGCTCTGCTTCTGGCTGGGGCTATCGGATTAAAGCCGCTTAGCTTAATTGTACGAAGAATCAAATATGGAGAAAAAATAAAATGGATAACAGAAGCTCTAAATAGCGCGAGACTGTTCTTAGTCGTGACGGCCCTATTAATCGTCGCCAGTCTTATTGAAGCAAATATAACGCCTTACATTATGGATTGGACACGCTGA
- a CDS encoding HD-GYP domain-containing protein yields MRWVPIQACQPGMRLAKKVYNEEGLVLLGEQVELNDVYIRRLSTMGVTSVYIEDERTEGIEPVSLISEATMRQANKTIRTEFKKLMDEGMSRKRPAYSTMSRAFLTVLDAIIDDLSSHNDAMVMLNDIQTTDHYLFRHSLNVCIYSTLLGINYGYDREQLKVLSLGALLHDIGKTKIDLQLLNKPSRLTDQEFNHVKRHAELGYAILKDEPNVPLLAAHIAYQHHERLNGSGYPRQLKGNEIHDYAKWVAIADSYDAMTSHRIYRNAMLPHEVLEILYAGAGTLYEQPMLSLFRDRIAVYPLGMTIELSTGEIGVVASINTHCPQRPTVRILYGPQGETVSQGKEIDLSRCLSTMIVGFTTEN; encoded by the coding sequence TTGAGGTGGGTTCCGATTCAGGCATGCCAACCAGGTATGCGACTAGCGAAAAAAGTGTATAACGAAGAAGGTCTTGTGCTGTTAGGTGAGCAAGTGGAACTGAATGACGTCTACATTCGCCGCCTTTCAACGATGGGGGTCACGTCCGTATATATTGAAGATGAGCGTACGGAAGGGATTGAACCTGTAAGCCTTATTAGCGAAGCTACGATGAGACAAGCGAACAAGACGATCCGAACCGAATTCAAGAAGTTAATGGATGAAGGAATGAGTCGTAAACGACCGGCGTATTCGACGATGAGTCGCGCATTTCTCACTGTTTTGGACGCCATTATAGACGACCTTTCGAGCCACAATGACGCTATGGTCATGCTTAACGACATTCAAACGACGGATCATTATTTGTTTCGCCACTCTTTGAACGTATGTATTTATAGTACTTTGTTAGGAATTAATTACGGATATGATCGTGAACAATTGAAAGTGTTAAGCTTAGGGGCATTGCTGCATGATATCGGCAAAACGAAAATTGATCTACAACTGTTAAATAAACCGTCGCGATTAACCGACCAAGAGTTTAACCATGTAAAGCGCCATGCAGAGCTCGGTTACGCTATTTTGAAGGACGAGCCGAATGTCCCTTTATTGGCCGCACACATCGCTTATCAGCATCATGAACGGTTGAATGGCAGTGGATATCCTCGACAATTGAAGGGCAATGAAATTCATGACTACGCAAAATGGGTGGCGATAGCGGATTCGTATGACGCGATGACTTCACACCGTATTTATCGTAACGCAATGCTGCCACATGAAGTGCTTGAAATTTTGTACGCTGGAGCAGGAACATTGTACGAGCAGCCGATGCTGTCTCTGTTTCGTGATCGAATAGCTGTATATCCGCTTGGGATGACGATAGAGTTAAGTACGGGGGAAATCGGTGTCGTGGCGAGTATTAACACGCACTGCCCACAGCGCCCAACTGTCCGTATTTTGTATGGGCCACAAGGTGAGACCGTTTCACAAGGCAAAGAAATCGATCTTTCCCGCTGTCTAAGCACGATGATCGTCGGATTTACGACTGAAAATTGA
- the ytvI gene encoding sporulation integral membrane protein YtvI, which produces MSLKQLVVLALGIVFLYGLFTVGAPFLLASVLAMFLEPLTQFWMRTFRVKRVPAAAITSTLFTLFLLFGMYWLGLQMIKQLIALVKNMPTYMQEVQIWVEKSLIDMRGVYQDLPSDWGAGIETVISQAIGHLSSFASAASTHMVSAASALPNMFIFFIVFIVALFFINASLDRFRPTVLRFFDEKSHNQVGEVMDRLRQSVFGFIRAQFILSLFTYVITLSGLLILDTKYPLAIALLVTIVDLLPILGVGSALVPWGVYCMVTGDLFTGVGLVALFVIITALRRILEPKVVGDSVGIGALPALISLYVGFKLVGVIGFFIGPLVVIVFSALRKAGLLEVKFKF; this is translated from the coding sequence ATGTCGTTAAAACAGCTTGTTGTGCTAGCATTAGGTATCGTATTTCTGTACGGATTGTTTACTGTCGGAGCGCCATTTTTGCTAGCCAGTGTATTGGCCATGTTTTTAGAGCCTTTGACACAGTTTTGGATGCGAACGTTTCGTGTTAAGCGAGTTCCAGCAGCTGCGATAACGAGTACGTTGTTTACGTTGTTCCTGTTGTTCGGTATGTATTGGCTCGGTCTGCAAATGATTAAGCAGCTTATTGCGCTTGTGAAAAATATGCCGACTTATATGCAGGAAGTTCAAATATGGGTTGAGAAGAGTCTGATTGATATGCGCGGGGTGTATCAAGATCTGCCAAGTGATTGGGGAGCGGGTATTGAAACGGTAATTAGCCAAGCAATCGGACATTTATCTTCGTTCGCTTCGGCGGCTTCGACACATATGGTGTCGGCAGCTTCAGCGTTGCCTAACATGTTTATCTTCTTTATCGTATTTATCGTGGCGCTCTTCTTTATAAACGCGAGTCTAGATCGCTTCCGTCCTACGGTGTTGAGATTTTTTGATGAAAAATCGCACAATCAGGTCGGTGAAGTGATGGATCGGCTTAGACAATCCGTGTTTGGCTTTATCCGAGCACAGTTTATTTTAAGCTTGTTCACGTACGTGATTACGTTGAGTGGATTGTTAATTCTCGATACAAAATATCCATTAGCTATCGCGCTACTCGTCACGATTGTAGATTTACTACCTATTTTAGGGGTAGGTTCTGCATTGGTACCGTGGGGTGTTTACTGCATGGTAACGGGGGACTTGTTTACAGGTGTTGGTTTGGTCGCGTTGTTCGTTATCATTACAGCGCTGCGTCGTATTTTGGAACCGAAAGTGGTTGGTGATTCGGTAGGTATCGGAGCGCTGCCAGCTTTAATAAGTCTTTATGTTGGTTTCAAGCTTGTCGGCGTTATCGGTTTCTTCATTGGACCGCTGGTCGTCATTGTGTTTTCCGCGCTGCGTAAGGCGGGGCTATTGGAAGTGAAGTTTAAGTTTTAG
- a CDS encoding HD-GYP domain-containing protein → MNKRMRVQVTELVEGDVVKRSVFNEHGLHVLSAGTVLDEREIHTLLRHHIDYIDIENRQLHTQSGSDNIVQMQVHYEEALSGVRQLLIDAARVNKIDDNVVQEALNPLMDQLTVERDVVSLMMQLNNQDDYTCQHSVHVGMLSYFLATWLGYELDDSLRIGKAGYLHDIGKCKIDPQILNKPGKLTADEFEVIKQHTVAGHDIIMNSYDDEWLAVAALYHHERLDGRGYVHGLKGDEIPDVAKIVAIADIYSAMTSTRVYQAKQDHYKVLQELHQMSYTGLDAKMTQTFIRHMLPNFINKQVILNDGRAGVIVMTNNTEYFRPLVRVDEGFVDLADQRHMTIEQIL, encoded by the coding sequence GTGAACAAACGCATGCGGGTTCAGGTGACAGAATTAGTAGAAGGAGATGTCGTGAAGCGCAGTGTTTTTAATGAACATGGCCTTCATGTCCTATCAGCGGGAACCGTGTTGGACGAACGAGAGATTCATACTTTACTACGCCATCACATTGATTACATTGATATTGAAAATCGACAACTACATACGCAGAGTGGTAGCGATAACATCGTACAGATGCAAGTACACTACGAGGAAGCATTAAGCGGTGTTCGACAACTGTTAATAGACGCGGCTCGCGTTAACAAAATAGACGATAATGTGGTTCAAGAAGCTTTAAACCCACTCATGGATCAACTTACAGTGGAACGTGACGTGGTCTCGTTGATGATGCAGCTAAACAATCAAGATGACTACACCTGTCAACATTCGGTTCACGTAGGTATGCTCTCCTATTTTTTAGCTACTTGGCTTGGATATGAGTTAGATGATTCCCTTCGCATTGGAAAAGCTGGTTACTTGCACGATATCGGAAAATGTAAGATCGACCCACAAATTTTAAACAAGCCTGGAAAGCTGACAGCGGATGAGTTTGAAGTGATTAAGCAGCATACCGTTGCGGGACACGACATTATTATGAACTCCTATGATGATGAGTGGCTGGCAGTCGCAGCCTTGTATCATCATGAGCGTCTGGATGGCAGAGGCTACGTGCATGGATTAAAAGGGGACGAAATTCCTGATGTAGCTAAAATTGTAGCTATCGCTGATATCTACAGTGCGATGACATCAACACGCGTGTATCAAGCAAAGCAAGACCATTATAAAGTGCTGCAAGAGCTGCATCAGATGAGCTACACAGGCTTAGATGCCAAAATGACCCAAACCTTTATACGCCACATGCTGCCTAATTTCATTAATAAACAGGTTATATTGAATGATGGACGGGCCGGTGTTATCGTCATGACCAATAACACCGAATATTTCCGCCCACTCGTTCGTGTTGATGAAGGATTTGTTGATTTAGCCGATCAACGCCACATGACGATAGAACAAATTTTGTAG
- a CDS encoding undecaprenyl-diphosphate phosphatase, with translation MLTVLIAILLGVVEGVTEFIPVSSTGHMILTSKLLGIDEQSELLKTFEIVIQLGAIIAITVVYWQRILGLLGLSSETVQKGLTPQKRMNVLHIGLGIAPALLVAFVAKDFIKTLFSAYTVLFALIVGGIFMWAAEWYSSRRKPEAQSVDDITYKQALLIGLYQIIAVLWPGFSRSGSTISGGLLSGVSYRASADFSFIIAIPIMMIATGYEIINNIHMFSLDVVGLFALGFIVAFMVAYAVVVTFLKHIQRVRLKHFAIYRFIVAGLFWFFIME, from the coding sequence GTGTTAACCGTTCTTATCGCCATACTACTTGGAGTTGTTGAGGGGGTTACGGAATTCATCCCTGTATCGTCAACGGGACATATGATACTTACTTCGAAGTTGCTCGGCATTGATGAGCAGAGTGAATTGCTAAAAACATTTGAAATCGTGATTCAATTAGGAGCGATCATCGCGATTACAGTCGTGTATTGGCAACGAATTTTAGGGCTGCTCGGCTTGAGCAGTGAAACCGTCCAAAAAGGTCTCACCCCACAGAAACGAATGAATGTGCTTCATATCGGGTTAGGTATCGCTCCGGCCCTGCTGGTTGCCTTTGTGGCGAAAGACTTCATTAAAACCCTGTTTAGTGCGTATACGGTGCTGTTCGCACTAATAGTCGGGGGAATATTTATGTGGGCCGCTGAGTGGTACAGTTCGCGCAGGAAACCGGAAGCGCAATCCGTAGATGATATTACGTATAAGCAAGCCCTTCTGATCGGCTTATATCAGATTATCGCTGTGCTGTGGCCTGGATTTTCCCGATCAGGCTCCACGATCTCCGGTGGATTGCTGAGCGGTGTTAGTTACCGAGCGTCTGCTGACTTCTCATTCATCATCGCAATTCCAATCATGATGATTGCAACCGGATATGAGATTATAAACAATATTCATATGTTTAGCTTGGATGTCGTTGGGCTCTTTGCGCTAGGCTTTATCGTTGCGTTTATGGTTGCTTACGCGGTTGTTGTTACATTTTTAAAGCATATTCAACGTGTGCGGCTTAAACATTTTGCGATATATCGCTTTATCGTAGCTGGATTGTTTTGGTTTTTTATTATGGAATAG